DNA sequence from the Shewanella piezotolerans WP3 genome:
GCCAGACATGTACCAGTTGTCACGTCGGCGAAGAGCATATTCGTCATGGAAACTATGGCAACACTGCCGATGGTTGTCTTTTCTGTCATACCGATTACACACAGTACGCAGGTACTGGTACTGACGATCAAGATAACGAGATCAACTTCACTATTGATGGCTCAATCAAAGGGCTAGCTCACGCCATTCATACTGGTGCCACTGAAGCTGACCGCCGCGATGTGGCAAAGTTTGCAACCGTTATTGCCGATCCGTCAAAGAACCCAGTATTTGGTTATAAATATGACCGTGCAGCGCAAATCGATGAAGAAGGTAACCCGTTAAAACCGCTTAACTACCCGGCTGTAACTGCTAGCTGTGAAAGTTGTCACGTACAGTACAGCGAAACGGAAGAGACCTTACCAGAAGACGTAACTGTTCATGCGCTTGACTGGTTTAAAGATATGGACGCAGATAGCTGCCAATCTTGCCATGGCGATTACCACTACGGCGGCCGTACAACAACCGATGACACGGGCATTGCTTATGTAGGCTGTGTTGCCTGCCATACATCAAATGATGGCAACACTCGTGGTGGTGCATTCCGACACTTTGCAGGCCATGACAAAGACAGCCGAGAATCCGCCATTGAAGCCGGCAAGCTAATCGAAACCCAGTACAGCAATATCGTATGGAATTCCGATGTTAGTGAACTCAGCTTTACCGTTAATTTAATGCTAGGTGAACAAGCAGTAACCAGTGCCCATGTCCCTGGAGTCTCGGTATATGCTAACGCTGTAGATGCGATAGCTCCAGATGCATACCTAGCTTCTCGCCCAAGTATTAAGGTAACACCTAATGCTGATGGAAGCTTTGAGGTAATCGTTGATGCAACAGCATCTAGCTACACGCTACCTGCATTAGCTGAAGCACTTGATAACGGTGCAGATCTAGCGTTATCGGCAAGTTTTAGCGCTTGTTTCACCAATAAGACATCGACTCTCGCTGAGCTAGATTTTGAAGGTGAATGTTCAGGGGTTTTAAGTGCCAATGCTGCGAAAACTGAGTTCTTAAAGTTAGATGGCTCAGACGGTGCAGAACGTGCCAGTGCCGCAAATTATGAAAATTGTACCAGCTGTCATAACAACGACATGGTTGTTCGAAGAGGTGCTCCGCACTATCGTAATGCCGACCTTCATACCTGTGCCCAGTGCCATGAAGCGGGTGATTACAACAGCATGATCGTGCGTGTTCACGGTACATTTGGAAAAGCCCATGGCCGTGAAGATGTGCAATCTCTAGTCGATACTAAAACCTGTACTGCCTGTCATGATGACAGCAACTATAGCTTAGAAAACGCACGTTCAACGCCAATGCGTTGGAACCGTAAAGACGAAACGTTCTCTAGCCCACAAGCTGGTGTTTGTGCGTCTTGCCATGTTTCAGAAAGCTATCAAGACAGCACACAAGCAGATTCTGCGAAATCCCACATAGAGAATATGGGGGGGGTCGTGGCAGATACATTTGAAAATGCTCAAATGGCCAACGAGACTTGCTTAACCTGCCACAGTGCAGAAAAAGTAGCTGAGAACCACGATTTAAACTGATTAGCGACTATAAAAAACTAAATAACCTAGCTTAAATAGGTAGATACAACTAAGAAAAAGGGTGAGAATATTCAATTCTCACCCTTTTTTATTGGCTTAATAATATTATTTTACACAGCAACAAAAGTTACTGGCTATTAACCATAATTATTTAATAAACCACAAGCACTTATTGGAGAACAGCAACATCACACTGCACCAACATTTCACCAACAATTACCCCTTCAGCAGAGCGGAGATATTAAACTGAAATTAAAATAGTCCTAAAAACACACTTTTCTCTCTACCCCTAAAGAAATAGTCTGACCTTAATCACATAAAGCATCTAAAACACCTGCTAAAAATTACGCTGTTAGTTAGCCTTAGAGGTGGAAATAAAATTCCACACACTAAATAAGGGTAAATGAGATTTGTTCTCAAACTAATTCCCTTTTTAGTGATGATTAAAAAACTATTGCAGGGACAAAAATGATGAAATTTTTCAACTTAAGCGCGACTTCAAAAGCGCTACTTACGGCAGGGGTGCTTTCGTTAGCAGTTTCTGGCTGTAGTGGCGATGATGGCACAAACGGCGAAGATGGTAAGCCAGGTCCAGTTGGCACCCCAATTGGCGAAGTATCCAACGTAATAGCTGACATTACTTCAGCAAGTGTTAGCGAAGACGGTTTCCTAACGGTTAACTTTAATCTAAGCGACGCAAATGGTGCTGCAGTATTCGGTATGCAACAAACCGATATAGGCGCACTATCTTTTGGCCGTGTCGGCGCAGCAACTGAAATAACACCTCCAGCTGAAGGCGAAGAGCCTTCTACTCGCCAGATCTGGTTGAGCTACTTCAACAAAGATAAAGGCGATGGCCATTTCACTGGCTCTAGCTACTTCAATGGTGCAAGCAGTGAGTGTACTGATTGTTTCACCGATAACGAAGACGGTAGCTACTCAATCACTATCGATAAAGCCATTGATACATTAGGCAAATACGACTACAAAGCTGATGCCACAAGTGGTATCTACATGGCAGTCAAAGCTAAAAACAACGCAGAAACCACTATGGTCGATAATGCGTTTTACTACTGGCAACCAGCAGCCGATATCGCTGCAGACAAGCCACTTCAGATCTTAGCCAATGAAAACTGCCAAACGTGTCACCGTCCAGGTCAAGATGGCGCATTAGCAATGCACGGTAGTAAGCATCAAACAGAAGAAGCATGTTCTTTCTGTCATACTGACTACAACTCATACATGAAAGAAGACGCTGACGGTAACGCATATGAGTACGATGGTTCAATCAAGGCCATGGCTCATAACATCCATAACACTTCAGCCTTCCAAGATGAAGAAAAAGATGAAGACGGCAACGTCATTCAAGCTGCGGGGATTTACCCTCAGTTAGCATCTAACTGCCAAACTTGTCATGCTCCAGACGATTCCCTGAATCTAACTGATGCTTGGAAAGCCGACCAAGACGCTGCAACTTGTACTAGCTGTCATACCACGGCACCAGGCTGGCACGGTGAAGAAGGCGGAGACTATGATGAAGCTCATCAAGTTTGTTCTAACTGCCACTCAGCTGACGGTTACGCTCGCGGCGCAGAACGTGCACACTACACTGAAAACACTAACGCTCAAGCTGCTGAAACAAAAGTAACGTTCAACAGCATGACATACAGTGCCGCAACAGAAACAATTGTTGCTAACATGACTGTGACTCACGGTGATGACACTATCACTCTAGCGCAAATTGATCCTAGTCCATATGTGTGGGGTGGATATACAAGTGCCATCGTATTTAACGGCGTAGTCGATGATGACTTCGTTGTTAACTACCAAAAAGTAGGTTTTGACAAGTTTGCTAAAGGTGCTAACGGCTCAATCGATGTTACCTTTACCGATGCAGAGTTTAAAGTTGCCGAAGTAATGGGAACTGAAGGTGTTAAAGCCGCGTTTAGCAGTCAACTACATGTTTGTTTCAGCAGCAAAGGCGTTGTCGAAGATTGTAAGGTAGAGGAAGATGGTACTGTATCTAACTCAGGTCCATACGCAGTTTCTGATACCGCATACTTCAATGTAGATGGTACCGTTGTTACAGAAAGCCCACGTGTACAACATGCAGAAATGGTTGCTTGTCAACAGTGTCATACTACCGATATCAAGCATCGCTTCAGCAATGACATGGATGGTTGTGCATCGTGCCACAATGGTACTCGCGATAAGAAAGGTACTGGTTCATCTAACCTAGCTTATATCGTGCATAGCAAGCATTACCTATCTGACAGCTCTGGCGATCTCTTCTTCAAGAAGACAGAGTGTCAAGCTTGTCACGGAGAAGATGGTTATTCTCTGAGTAAAATAGCTGGTGATGCTGCACCTGTTGCATTCGGTAAGGAAAACCTAGGCAAAGATGCTGATGGCAAAGATATTTGGGGTGAGCAACTTGTTGTATCTCCACAAACAGCAGCATGTGTTAGTTGTCACCAAGCGCCATACGGCCTTAATGATGCTACAGCTTCTCATATCCAAGGTATGGGCGGTATCTTAGTGCAGGAAGGTGCAGAGTTAACGACTCTAGGTGTACCAGCTTCTGACTATGAATTGCTAAATGTACAAGAGACTTGTTCTACTTGTCACAAAGATGATGCGATTCTTGAAGCTCACTCAAACTGGGGCAGCAGCTACTAATTTGAGTTAGTCACTTCGCAGTTTGACTACTACTAAAAAGGGGAGGCTTGGCCTCCCTTTTTTATTGAGAGTTATTCGCAACTAGCCATTACAAGTTTTCTTACATTTTTTGTACATTTAGCCCCCGTTTTAGACGTCGACAAATGCCTTTTACCTCCCCCTTTAATACCTCTTTATAAATAGACAGATCCGTGTCACACATTAGCACCTCCTATGCTGATTTTAACCCTGCATTACGTTAGCCTTTCATTGGGGAATCTTATTTCCAGCATTGGCTTAAACGGCAATTAAAAAATTACAGTCGGTCTATTGATCCAGGCCACACGTTTAGGGCAGTGCCAAACCTATGCAGGGAAAAAATGATGAACGTAAAAAAATCTAAAATTGCACTGCTGCTAGCAGCAGGCGCTGTATCAATGGCCTTAACCGGCTGTGGTGGCGATGATGGTACTGACGGTAATCCAGGTAACCCTGGTGGCCCAGCAGCTGATTACATCAATACGCTGAACCTTAAAGTGACCGACGTGACTTACACGGATGGCCAGCCTACCGTTAACGTATTCGCGACCAATGAAGAAGACCTACCTGTTATTGGTCTACAAGATCTCGGTATTACCGCCGCACAGTTAACACCTCAAGGTGCAACTGGCGCAGGTAACAGTGCTCAGTGGACACGTACAGCGCGTGTATCAGGCACAGATAGCTTTACCGATAACAAAGATGGTTCATACACATTTACTTTTGAACTCGATGAATACAACGAGGATATGACACAGCGTTTTAACGTATACGCTGGCGGCGAAGGTTCGACACTTGCTGATGGTGTGACTTCAGTTCCACGCCGTGAAATGGTTGCTGACTTCGATGGCCAAGGCTATGAAGCTAAGTACACTAAAAACATCGTGTCTCATGAAACATGTACTAACTGTCACGCCGAAGGTGAGCCACTAACCACCCGTCATAGCAGCTATTATACCCAAGAGACTTGTGCGACTTGTCACACATCTAAGTATGGTGAGTCTCAGTGGAACCACCTTATCCACAATATTCACAACACAGCTAAAACCTTTGAAGACAAATACGGTAAAGAATATACCGGTGAAGCGGCAGAAGCGCTGATCCAGAACAACTGTAAATCTTGTCACGTTGAGCCAGAAGCGGACAGTGGAGAATTAACAGAATGGGGCAACTGGTCACGCATTCCTACAATGGAAACCTGTACTAGCTGTCACACTGGTATCGATTTTGAAGCCGGTAAAGGTCACTCTCAGCAAGCGGACAACTCGAACTGTGTCGCTTGTCATAATGCTAGCTGGACTGAAGAGCTGCACACTAGCAACTTCGGCTCAACTAAAGCATTGATTGACACCTACGGTATCAATGTCACTTCTACTATTGATAGCACAACTACAGCTGCCACAATTAGCATTCAAGTTGTTGATTCGGCGGGTGCAGAAGTTGATATCAATACTATTCTTCCAATGGTACAGCGTTTCGAAGTTGTTACTAACGTCGGTCCAAACAACGTCACCTTAGGTTACGGTGGTAAAGACTCTATCAATGCTATTAAGAACGGCGTTGTTGATGCAAAAGCAGCGATTGAAGATGGTAAGCTAGTTTACACAACCACCAAACCACTCAACCTGAACACCGAAGTAGGCGCTGACGATGAAACTGCGTTTACCTTTGCAGGTTGGGCAATGTGCTCTGCAAACGGTGAATTTGTTAAGTGTGATGACCCTGACTTTGATGGTGTAGATACAAGCAAATACACAGGTATGAAAGCTGATCTTGCTTTTGCAACGCTATCAGGTGAAGCAGCAAGTATGCGTCACGTGGACTCTGTTAACTTCAGCTCATGTGCAAACTGTCACTCAGATGAATTCCAAGTGCATAAAGGCAGTCATCACGCAGGTTTTGTAATGTCAGATCAACTTGCTCATACCAATGACGCTGATGGCATGCCAATCATAGGCGTTGATGCTTGTGTTGCTTGTCACACTCCAGATGGGACTTATGCTGGCGGCTCAAACATGGGCGCTCTTGAAATGAAGCTGCATAAGACACATAGCCAAGGCGACTACGCAGTGATTCCTGGTATGAACTGTGACCAGTGCCATAGCGACTTCAACCGCGATGCCTTTAAGAAGAAAGGTGCATTAGCAACTGATGTTCAAGACCCTTATACGCCAACTCAAAAGAGCCTGTATACCACTCCTATCGCGGCAACTTGTGCATCTTGCCATAGCTACAACATGGACAAGTTCAAGTCACACGTTGAAGGTCAAGGCGCATTGGTTAATGTATCTAAAGAAGCAGCAAATGATGCGGCTCAACTAGAAACATGTTTCTACTGTCATGCGCCAACTCCAGCGGATCACACTGCGGTTAAAATGTAATTTGTGCTGCTCTTCTCAATGACTTAAGTCATTAAGAGTGTTGAAAATAGGGGGAGTCCTCTCCCCCGCTTTCACAAAAAATTGTGCAAATTTAGGAAATCGATTATGAAGATCACAAAGAAACTAAAAACCTTACTTCCAGCGCTAGTCGCCTCGGCAGTACTTTCACTGGGCTTTGCTAACACTGCAATGGCGTCAAAGTGGGATGCCAAGATGAGCCCTGACGAAGTAGAAGCGACACTAGATAAGAAATTTGCCGAGGGTAAATACTCGCCAAAAGGCGCAGATTCTTGCCTGATGTGTCACCGTAAATCAGAAAAAGTCATGGACATCTTTAATGGTGTTCACGGTTCTGTAGACTCAAGCAAGAGCCCAATGGCAGGCCTTCAATGTGAAGCATGTCATGGCCCAATGGGTAAACATAACCGCGGCGGCAATGAGCCAATGATCGCCTTTGGCCCAGACTCAACACTGGTTGCTGAAAAGCAAAACAGTGTATGTATGAGCTGTCACAAAGATGACAAGCGTATGGATTGGAATGGTGGACACCATGACAATGCAGATATCGCTTGTGCTTCTTGCCACTCAGTTCACACAGCCAAAGATCCAGTATTATCTAAAAACACTGAGATGGAAGTCTGTACTAGCTGTCATACTAAGCAAAAAGCTGACATGAACAAGCGCTCTAGCCACCCAATGAAATGGGCACAAATGGTATGTAGCGATTGTCATAACCCACATGGAACAATGAGCGACTCAGATCTTGTTAAGCCTAGCGTTAACGATACCTGTTACTCATGTCACGCAGAGAAACGTGGCCCAAAATTGTGGGAGCATGCACCCGTCACTGAAAACTGTGTCACTTGTCACAACCCTCATGGCAGCGTAAATGAAGGCATGCTAAAAACTCGTGCTCCGCAATTGTGTCAGCAGTGTCATGCCTCGCCTCATAGTGGTCAACCTCAGTTTGGTAATACAGAACAAGGATCGACTGTCGGCGGTAACGCCTTTACCGGTGGTCGTAGCTGTCTAAATTGCCATAACCAGATCCATGGTTCAAACCATCCATCTGGCAAGCTGTTCCAGCGCTAAAGGAGTGAGAAGATGAAATTCAAACTAAATTTGGTCACGCTCGCCCTACTTGCAAGTGCTGGTGCAGTTGCACCTAGCATAGCAATGGCAGACGGCTACGGTATTCAAAATGCGAATACTGACAAAGTGAAGTTCGAAAAATGGGATTGTAAGCGTTGTACTGTTGAAACAGGTTACAGCGGCTCTATCGGTGTCGGCGTTGGTTACAACGACAGTGACGACATTCACTCAGCGAACGCGTTTGCTGCAGAAGACGAATTCGCTGGTAAAGTTGATGCTGACCTAAAATACTCAGGTAAAAGCGGCTACCAAGCTTCTATTGAGGCTGATAATTTAGGGATGGAAAATGGCAGCGCTGACATCAATGTCGGTAAAGCAGGCCAATACAATCTAAACCTTAACTACCGCCAAATTGCTACCTACAAAACAGATAGCGCTATGAGTCCATACCAAGGGGTTGGGAGTGATGACCTTACCCTTCCTGGTGACTGGGTTCATGGTGGTAGCACGCAGGATATGACCAACTTAAACGCCAGCCTTAATCCACTTGAGCTATCGCTTAAGCGTAAAAGAGCGGGTTTAGGTATTGAGTATCAAGGTGAGTCTCTTTGGAGCACGCACATCAACTACATGCGTGAAGATAAAACAGGCCTTAAGCAAGCTTCTGGTAGCTTCTACAATCAGTCGATGATGATTGCAGAACCTGTTGACTACACAACTGATACTTTAGATGCTGGCGTTCGCCTTGGTGGTGATAACTGGTTTACCGCACTAAATTACAATGGTTCAATTTTTAAGAATGAGTACAGCGAATTGTCTTACGACAATGCGTTTAGCCCAACCTTTGGTGCACAAACCACAGGTTACATGTCGCTTGATCCTGACAACGAAGCACACACAGTATCGTTAATGGGCCAATATGTTGCGGGCAAAACCATCATGAACGGTCGAGTTCATTATGGTCAAATGACCCAAGACCAAGACTTCAATACTTCTGGTTACGGTTATCAAATGCCAGCTGAATCGCTTGACGGTAAAGTTGAAACCACGGGTGCAACCTTTAAAGTTGTTTCACGGATCAATCGTCAGCTACGTCTAAACGCTAGCTACGATTACAACGACCGTGATAACCAAACCAACGTTGAAGAGTGGACGCAGATCAGCATTGACTCAACAACTGGTCAAGCGGCTTACAACACGCCTTATGACATTACAACCAACAAAGCTAAGCTAGGTGCAGATTATCGCCTTGCACGTGGCCACAGACTTGAAGGTGGTTTTGACTACCGTAAAGATGAACGTAGCTATCAAGACCGTGAAACCACTGAAGAAAGCACTGTATGGGCAAAATACCGTATCAGCGCATTCGATAAGTGGGACATGTGGGTCAAAGGTAGCTACGGCGAGCGTGACGGTTCTGAGTACCAAGCATCAGAGTGGACGTCTGGTGAGTCAAATGACTTACTACGCAAGTACAACCTAGCCGATCGAAAGCGTACTCAAATTGAAGCTCGTGTGACTCACAGCCCAATTGAAACGTTGACCATCGACTTTGGTGCGCGCTACGCACTTGATGACTACAGCGAAACAGAGATCGGCTTAACTGAATCGAAAGATATCAGCTACGATGCGAGTGTTAGCTACCTACTCACTGAAGATATGACTTTGACAGCGTTCTACAACCGCCAAAACATCGATTCAGAGCAAGCTGGCAGCAGCAACCTTTCTACGCCAAACTGGTTTGGTGTAGTGGAAGATCAAGTTGACGTCATAGGTGCTGGGTATAGCTACAGCAACCTGATGGAAAAGAAACTGCGTTTAGGTGTTGATTACACTTACTCAGATTCTAATAGTAATACCCAAGTTACCCAGGGGATCACTGGTGACTACGGCGACTACTACGCCAAAGTTCATAACGTGAATGTTTACGCACTTTACCGCGCAACAGACAAGATGGACGTACGCTTAGACTACAAGATGGAAAAGTACAAAGATAACGACGCTGGCAACGATATTGCGCCAGACGGGATCTGGAACGTGTTAAGTTTTGGCAGCAACAGCCACGACTACAACGCGCACCTAATCATGCTAAGCATGAGCTACCGTTTATAATTGTTAGTTTTTCTAAAAAACCCGCCTAGTGCGGGTTTTTTTATACCTTTAACTTCACACTATCAATGTCGTTATCTCCC
Encoded proteins:
- a CDS encoding multiheme c-type cytochrome, with amino-acid sequence MMINRYKLATAVKSAIGIGALSFALAGCGSDGKDGEDGNNGEIAVHIDSVTAVKTEVDLASYDDASGTLTVEFNLTNLNGVSVTGLEELTDPLRLSFGRMGTRAEAFLPYDIIDSDGNSVTVDSRGDGEREIWLSYRNKSKDDLVTGTDNWRPNRNCPDGEQCLEYLGAGKYRITAPEVINTQSLDYDYDASQVQGIYLMTYGAGANKVKNVEAYYWEPATDRPVSSPKSVLESQTCTSCHVGEEHIRHGNYGNTADGCLFCHTDYTQYAGTGTDDQDNEINFTIDGSIKGLAHAIHTGATEADRRDVAKFATVIADPSKNPVFGYKYDRAAQIDEEGNPLKPLNYPAVTASCESCHVQYSETEETLPEDVTVHALDWFKDMDADSCQSCHGDYHYGGRTTTDDTGIAYVGCVACHTSNDGNTRGGAFRHFAGHDKDSRESAIEAGKLIETQYSNIVWNSDVSELSFTVNLMLGEQAVTSAHVPGVSVYANAVDAIAPDAYLASRPSIKVTPNADGSFEVIVDATASSYTLPALAEALDNGADLALSASFSACFTNKTSTLAELDFEGECSGVLSANAAKTEFLKLDGSDGAERASAANYENCTSCHNNDMVVRRGAPHYRNADLHTCAQCHEAGDYNSMIVRVHGTFGKAHGREDVQSLVDTKTCTACHDDSNYSLENARSTPMRWNRKDETFSSPQAGVCASCHVSESYQDSTQADSAKSHIENMGGVVADTFENAQMANETCLTCHSAEKVAENHDLN
- a CDS encoding DmsE family decaheme c-type cytochrome codes for the protein MKITKKLKTLLPALVASAVLSLGFANTAMASKWDAKMSPDEVEATLDKKFAEGKYSPKGADSCLMCHRKSEKVMDIFNGVHGSVDSSKSPMAGLQCEACHGPMGKHNRGGNEPMIAFGPDSTLVAEKQNSVCMSCHKDDKRMDWNGGHHDNADIACASCHSVHTAKDPVLSKNTEMEVCTSCHTKQKADMNKRSSHPMKWAQMVCSDCHNPHGTMSDSDLVKPSVNDTCYSCHAEKRGPKLWEHAPVTENCVTCHNPHGSVNEGMLKTRAPQLCQQCHASPHSGQPQFGNTEQGSTVGGNAFTGGRSCLNCHNQIHGSNHPSGKLFQR
- a CDS encoding MtrB/PioB family decaheme-associated outer membrane protein, whose translation is MKFKLNLVTLALLASAGAVAPSIAMADGYGIQNANTDKVKFEKWDCKRCTVETGYSGSIGVGVGYNDSDDIHSANAFAAEDEFAGKVDADLKYSGKSGYQASIEADNLGMENGSADINVGKAGQYNLNLNYRQIATYKTDSAMSPYQGVGSDDLTLPGDWVHGGSTQDMTNLNASLNPLELSLKRKRAGLGIEYQGESLWSTHINYMREDKTGLKQASGSFYNQSMMIAEPVDYTTDTLDAGVRLGGDNWFTALNYNGSIFKNEYSELSYDNAFSPTFGAQTTGYMSLDPDNEAHTVSLMGQYVAGKTIMNGRVHYGQMTQDQDFNTSGYGYQMPAESLDGKVETTGATFKVVSRINRQLRLNASYDYNDRDNQTNVEEWTQISIDSTTGQAAYNTPYDITTNKAKLGADYRLARGHRLEGGFDYRKDERSYQDRETTEESTVWAKYRISAFDKWDMWVKGSYGERDGSEYQASEWTSGESNDLLRKYNLADRKRTQIEARVTHSPIETLTIDFGARYALDDYSETEIGLTESKDISYDASVSYLLTEDMTLTAFYNRQNIDSEQAGSSNLSTPNWFGVVEDQVDVIGAGYSYSNLMEKKLRLGVDYTYSDSNSNTQVTQGITGDYGDYYAKVHNVNVYALYRATDKMDVRLDYKMEKYKDNDAGNDIAPDGIWNVLSFGSNSHDYNAHLIMLSMSYRL
- a CDS encoding OmcA/MtrC family decaheme c-type cytochrome, which encodes MMKFFNLSATSKALLTAGVLSLAVSGCSGDDGTNGEDGKPGPVGTPIGEVSNVIADITSASVSEDGFLTVNFNLSDANGAAVFGMQQTDIGALSFGRVGAATEITPPAEGEEPSTRQIWLSYFNKDKGDGHFTGSSYFNGASSECTDCFTDNEDGSYSITIDKAIDTLGKYDYKADATSGIYMAVKAKNNAETTMVDNAFYYWQPAADIAADKPLQILANENCQTCHRPGQDGALAMHGSKHQTEEACSFCHTDYNSYMKEDADGNAYEYDGSIKAMAHNIHNTSAFQDEEKDEDGNVIQAAGIYPQLASNCQTCHAPDDSLNLTDAWKADQDAATCTSCHTTAPGWHGEEGGDYDEAHQVCSNCHSADGYARGAERAHYTENTNAQAAETKVTFNSMTYSAATETIVANMTVTHGDDTITLAQIDPSPYVWGGYTSAIVFNGVVDDDFVVNYQKVGFDKFAKGANGSIDVTFTDAEFKVAEVMGTEGVKAAFSSQLHVCFSSKGVVEDCKVEEDGTVSNSGPYAVSDTAYFNVDGTVVTESPRVQHAEMVACQQCHTTDIKHRFSNDMDGCASCHNGTRDKKGTGSSNLAYIVHSKHYLSDSSGDLFFKKTECQACHGEDGYSLSKIAGDAAPVAFGKENLGKDADGKDIWGEQLVVSPQTAACVSCHQAPYGLNDATASHIQGMGGILVQEGAELTTLGVPASDYELLNVQETCSTCHKDDAILEAHSNWGSSY
- a CDS encoding OmcA/MtrC family decaheme c-type cytochrome, translated to MMNVKKSKIALLLAAGAVSMALTGCGGDDGTDGNPGNPGGPAADYINTLNLKVTDVTYTDGQPTVNVFATNEEDLPVIGLQDLGITAAQLTPQGATGAGNSAQWTRTARVSGTDSFTDNKDGSYTFTFELDEYNEDMTQRFNVYAGGEGSTLADGVTSVPRREMVADFDGQGYEAKYTKNIVSHETCTNCHAEGEPLTTRHSSYYTQETCATCHTSKYGESQWNHLIHNIHNTAKTFEDKYGKEYTGEAAEALIQNNCKSCHVEPEADSGELTEWGNWSRIPTMETCTSCHTGIDFEAGKGHSQQADNSNCVACHNASWTEELHTSNFGSTKALIDTYGINVTSTIDSTTTAATISIQVVDSAGAEVDINTILPMVQRFEVVTNVGPNNVTLGYGGKDSINAIKNGVVDAKAAIEDGKLVYTTTKPLNLNTEVGADDETAFTFAGWAMCSANGEFVKCDDPDFDGVDTSKYTGMKADLAFATLSGEAASMRHVDSVNFSSCANCHSDEFQVHKGSHHAGFVMSDQLAHTNDADGMPIIGVDACVACHTPDGTYAGGSNMGALEMKLHKTHSQGDYAVIPGMNCDQCHSDFNRDAFKKKGALATDVQDPYTPTQKSLYTTPIAATCASCHSYNMDKFKSHVEGQGALVNVSKEAANDAAQLETCFYCHAPTPADHTAVKM